ATCATAATCTAGAATCCTAGATCAAACATATCTAAACTCTACAAAACCCAATACGTTACAGACGCAGTTTGGTGCAGCCTGCAACTAGAGCTGCCAAAGAAACAATTAGTAAGAATAAGGATCTCCAACGGTTATACAAAATAAGGAAGTGAGCAATGAATTGAAGGAGTTTCTGAAGTGGCCCTTGTTTCTAATCCAAATGGAAATCCTTGAAGGTCAAAGTAGTTGTGAATAGTCAATATATATTTACCGTTTATTGGTTGAACCTTATCTAGGCCTTGAATCATGTTAATGTTGTAATAAGGGGCACTACTGATGTAGTACTGCATTTCACATTGGCCTCTATtcctgtttttttctttaataatttatttatttattgttgaatGCCTTCTCCCAAATTGTTTATTGTTCCACAATTCTTTTCTAATTAATAATTGAAGTTTTTTCTCATATACCTTTGAATAAAACATGGGTCCTGTTAATTAGAACTTTTAAAACAATTAGTAATAAATCATTTGatacaatttttatgaaaaatataaaaattcgttaaaaaacaaatagttttttttcccataaaatattgatgtggAATATTTATAGTTCAAATGAAACCTTCTTTTGGAATGAGGTGGTATTACCATGTATCAAATGCAGGTTTCTTCCCTCCATCTCCATATGAGAGAGAGGAAACATGCATCTAatgaatattatattttctccTTTGAAAGAGTAGGTGGAACTGGAAGCTGATGTCATGATTTGAAATTcaatgttatcaataaattaagaagaagaagatagaaattataaaagaactttgctatatataaaatttgtaattggTTAGacactataatttttttttggtggtgacAGATAGCTAAATTTGGTAAAAAATAGCtaggccattaaaaaaaaatcatattgacTTTTGTATTATTCGGTTGTTAGATGAATAgtacttaatttaattttattgtttttaattaatttatgagTGAGGAGTTAGAActtataataataagtaaaagtCAAGTGCCGGCCGATACATGCACAGCACTTGCACTAACTTAATGCTATATAgctgcaatatatatatatatatatatatatatatatatatatatatatatatatattactgaATAGAGTAACATTTATAATGATGGAATCATGaactaaagtttcaaaaatgtACGAAAAGAAAGAGGTTGGGTCAGAGTCAGACACGACAAATGGTGCGGGCAAGGAAATTAAGGAAGCGCTGTCCTAATTTGacccacacacatatatatgtgacccacacacacacacacacacacacacacacacacatatatatatatatatatatatatatatatatgttgcagttagatttatttatttgctgAATAGGGCAATATATGTTGCTGTtagattttttatgtaaatttatttctctcttatGAAAAATGCCAAGAAGAAACGAACATCCTTGGTAGGCCAAAAAATTGGCCTCttatgatggattaagttgattaattaataaagttattaattaatcaagttaacatacaaaacacgtggtagcacaaacaaatcaccaattaaactaagtatacaacggaaattaaatgacacggtgatttatttaggaatgaaaaaaacTTACACGGCAAAAATTCCGCCGGGTGAATTTAAAGTCATTACTCCCGAAattctactattatcacaacaagcggttataagtaaaggaaacccaagtaccttataccaacctacaattgaacccttaccccaatactcaattgaatttgttctgtagtgacaatttctcctttcaatgcacggctcccaagtacgtaaCCAACCAATTGCGcgaatcctagtacgcgacttcaatcaccaactagagaagattgttggctgcaaagttcttcaattcatccacacgatgaaaatcaagaagatgcttggttacaaaaccctacagtgtaaagacacagcagcttcttcacaagagagatgaactagagcaagaacttcgtctcaagtcacaatttgcatgaacaaagatttctcaatgcttgtgcaacttgcatcactttgacggcccttaaaataatccttttatatgtctagggttaatagaaaagaagacccaaagacacatccacgaattggaatcaaaacagaactcagaatttgtttttcttaaatccgACAGATggaggtatcgagatgctgtcgagtagctgtcgagccacagggCTGGAatagctctttaaacctcgacacatgctagctgtcgagctttaatgaacttgcacttttcaacttgtttcttggacagacttgatgacttcaacacttgatcttgaaacttagtttcttgaagtataaaactcattctaattctaccaaattacaactaatatgtattttgtaaaaacattagctaattatataaataaataatatatattctaAATAAGTAAaacacatatgtcttaacaattCTATATTACATTTGTGATTTGGATGAATTcgaccttttttttattttttactttctaaTTATTTATGTCATGGATATGACTAGTGGCTGTGACTTCATAAGTAATGTCTTACGACTATTCAGATAAATATCTGTAGCTTTACTCCACACACCATTCCTTTCCCAACGGTGTACGTTCATTGCGCAATAATTCATTATtataaacgtttttttttttttttttgagaatcactTTTTACTCAAAGACTTTGTTGTATTTGTAGAAAAAACTCTCTAATTTTGACTGTAGTTTGGTCGCGTGAAAAGTGGGAAATGGATATGAGAAAAGTAAAAGTATGGAGTCAATAGAGAAGGTGAGGGTCTTTGATGGTAAATTACTCGTCTACTTCTCTCTTCAGTCCTCCCTCCTTACATATCTagaagtttttatttgtttacttattttatttaataggaatatgaaagtaaatttatacCATTTACATTTGTTATGTTCTCATTTTTCAACCacaaaaaagatatttttatcccctacttttttattttccaaactAAATACATATGATAGAagactagaattttttttctaccatTACTTTTCTAATATCTTGCAATTGAAAtagcataaaattaaaaaaaatatattttacaattatctatgtgataaaatattaataatagataataaagTAACGATGGACCTACATAAAAACCAATGGTAAAATAAACAATTATGaagtttagagagaaaattgtCTATAGAATATAGATTCTTCAttcaatataatattataaattattcaTTCAATATAAACAACTTACAGcatttggatatatatatttgctttacttctttcttaaaaaaagaaaaatagtactaACTTATCATTAATTAGTACTAGTTCATCAACATAAAAACCAAATAGGAATAATTACTTGCTATTTTTAATTGTGATTcggacttcttctttttttaattttttcacgTTGCTAAATAATTACTTATATTATACGAGTTATATCATATGATAGACTTCAGTCGCACcaatgagtctttttttttttttgagaagtatgagtcattttaattttatacaaaTGCATTTGTATAAAATTATTGAAGTGATAATGGTGCATTTTGGCTATgttcatcaaaataaatatcTCTTTGGCTATATTCCAAACGTACTATTTCTATGATCTATTTCTGCAATTTTGTCGGAAGCATGGTTAATAAAAGTCTAGGCTGCGGAATTTGACCGTGCAAAAAGCCACCATAGGACGTTTGCAGTACAAACTGAGGATGTGACAAGATTCCAAGAACGACCCGTTCTTCGGCTGGACTGTCCTGTGCCTTTAGCAACAACCACTGCAGACATTGTGGACCTTGCTGCAGAATTTATTGGTAAAAGTATGCTTAGGGAGCTGAACTTATTCTTCATGGTCTTGTGGATGGGGAAATAGAAACCAAGCATGACGCTGCAATTCCTCCTTCTCAGGTTTAGGAATCCGCAAATAGAGCTTTTACTGACTTCTCTACTGCTCAACTCTCCTCTTTTCCATCTTTCCATCTTCTCAGGACTATTAGACTGCCCCTCCTTCTGGTTTCTTCAAGATAAATGTGAATGGTGTTGGgagtattttaatattaaataattaaaatgaataaatgttataacataaatgtaaaaatgtgggAATGAATAtagaagatgaggagttagtgaaaatgtttaatcccacattgaaaaggaaagaggctattttgttctttttaattgtggtgattaatgggctaacatgaattatCTCAAATATTTACACAAGAGAGGTGAAGagtggaggtgtcaaatttggagATGAATCAGCACCTTAGATCCTCCTACTTAACAGCCTATTCAGACACAACTCAAGTGACTgcaatatacaataaaaaaaatggagagattcttggcaagaaaGAGTGTTCTTTCAATGAGTTCTTTTTGCCTTGGAGATGCAAGTTAACCAGGCCATTTTTTAGTCTGATGCACTCTCCATCATCCTTGCCTTATCTTTGGGGGCTGCTGGCAGCGATTTTGGTCACATTCTTGAGGACATCAGAGCGGCATCTAGTTCTCTTAGTCATTGCTCCTTCCATCACCTGAAAAGGGATGGCAACAAAGCGGCCCACTCGCTAGCTAAAGAAGCAAAATTATCAGGCCAATCGAAAATTTGGAAGGGAACTTCTTCCCCTTGTATTCGGAACATCCTTAGAGATGATATAATATAATCCTACCCATCTGGGCTATAttgtatttctcttttttttgtagaaTGATATATCTTCcaattttcccttaaaaaaagaaaaaaaaaaagaaaaaaaaaattacattatgaCAATGAGCCCATTTCACTGACTACCTCGAATGCCACAAAGGACCAAATAAGTTTGTATGTACCTTGGTCCTTGGGCAGACAGCAGGCACATCTAGCTGCTATATATAAATacgattttatatatatgattttttttattttttatttatagctATATCAAAATTATCAACTTTGGTGTCCGTTCTAATTGTAacctaacatttcaaaattaatttattttgataaaatatttaatgatgtaatattatttaaagttaTATCAGGTATAACTTAAACCaaactcttttattattattattattattattattattatgtaacacagcaataataaaatttttatcatattGTGTTATACAATTTTCAGTATCTattaattcaaaatcaattttaaaaaaaaacattattaatgaaaaaaatgcatatgtaggcaaaataacaaaatttcaagtagttgaataaaatttccCTTCCTTGATTCGACAACTCCACCAATGCCTTCAAGTTGGGTTGGAGATTTTCTGATTTAAGAAAGTTGGGTCGGGTTGGAAAATACCCCAAACCTAACCTCACCTCTAACTGTGAGGAAGAGCCATATATATAACTTTCCTAAACATGATTTGGTTACATGTAGACTACTcttcaaacctttttttttctttagaaaaaatttaaattactataaattttattataaatgatttacaaattaacatgaaaataaatgtgattagtgattttggaataatgtttaaaagttgAAATATTGGTTTGTAGAATTTACGTAATGAAATTTCTAATATTTCTATAGAGTCACCTCTTAGATGTAATATCCCCGTAGTATCAATTTTTTGAAGTTGATTTACATAATTGATGATGTGGCttgatgtggcttttttttttttagtattcaCCAACATTACTTAATTGAATAACAATCACCGCATCATGAAGACATtaggttattttttaaaaaaaatttattacatatGTAGACTTAttgtgttataaaaaaattgtgagtggTTGACTCATATAAAAGTGATTTAGTCTAATCAAAACTTGGCATGTTAGCaagtaatttgtttttttgtgtcgCTAGCATTTTTCCTAgagtttttattgtttctttggacaacaaaataacaataataaaatagacAGTGCAAGTATTGTCATGCAATTTCTTtgctgtgaaaaaaaaaattgaaaaacaatatgAAAGCAATAATTAGTATAAGTCTAAGTGTAATTAGGGTTTGACTTACCTCCAGTAATTTTTTAACTGgaatctcattttgttttaataagaaattgtcATATCgcccactaactaaataaaaagtggAGATTAAAGTTCACTACCACTTGTTATTGTGTATTTAAAGTAAAATGAGACATGagacatccaattaaaaaagtactgaaaATAACTAAACACATGTAGTTAATAGTGACATCCTCCAAATGTTGGATTAAATCCAGGGATCAGGTGGTTGTAAGTGGAGTGagtctttttttggttgatgagaGTGAGTCCTTGTTAAGCTaggtatataaaattatacaaatacGCAGAAGGGGTccaaattatattatacatcctttgctttctttgtttaaattattgattttttaaacaGGGCAGTTACTTTGTTGGTGTCGCAAGGGCTGCAAATAAGTGCCATCCCATGTTGAAGAAGCCAAAGCCTTTGCTTTGTCTTTATTTTGAACAATCAGCTACTGTCGTGtgtacctttttcttttatttatacgAACTGTCTTGTATTTcatatttctattttctaactTTACTAGCTAAAAGATTCCTGCttttaccaaaagaaaaaatgtttatcAGAGTATTCGCACTAGCACTTAGACATGCCAAATGAAAGCTTTAATTTACAATTCAACCCAAAAATAGTCCACAGATGGACTGGTAAACATGGaatatgccaaaattttttgACATAGTGTTACAGTGCTATTGTAAATATAGGATGGCACTATAGCAActtttttatatcataaattattattttaatggtactgtagtaattttttaaaaatatatgatggTACTGtaataacattatattattttaatgtgtaaatatattattttaatgactagaataagaaaatgaaaattaagatGTTggatatattataaaatagtataaaataattgataaagtaattttttgataTGGTAATTTTATGAAACTAACGGATTTGAATACTCTAACAAGACAGGATGTAAAAaagtttacccaaaaaagaaaaagaaaaaagatgcaTGTGCAAATTGATTTTGGGTAGTTGGCATAGTGGCTGCATAGCTTTTCCCTGGGCGTAAGACATTTCTATTCTACAATAGCCTACCTTGACTAAATGATTAATTAAGTAAAGTCTCACACACAGTCGCACACAGGGGCCTCTAATCCTCTATATATCCACTCCCCTATCAAACCCCATCAACCATATTTCAAAACTATTCTCTTATAGTCTCTtactgctctctctctcttaatttctCTCTGTAAATTAACATGGGTtcagaaggaggaggaggagagttGATTGTGAAAGTGAGCAAGAGGGAGGTTGTGGCTGCAGCGCTGCCATTGCAAGAGCATTGGCTACCACTATCCAACCTAGACTTGCTTCTACCCCCAGTTGATGTGGGTGTGTTTTTCTGTTACAGCTTATTGGGAAAGGACCTCTCTAATAATTTTCCCTCCATGGTTGGGGTTCTTAAGAAGGCCTTGGCCCAAGCTCTCGTGACATACTATGCTTTTGCTGGTGAGGTGGTGTCAAATCCTATTGGTGAACCTGAGATTCTTTGCAATAACCGTGGTGTGGACTTTGTCGAAGCTTTTGCTGAGGCAGAGCTTAAAGACCTCGACTTCTATAACCCTGATGCCACCGTTGAAGGCAAACTTGTGCCCAAGAAGAAGCATGGTGTTCTCGCTGTCCAGGTTCGTCACGTGGTTTTTATTCCCAATATATTCACGTACACCCGAACACGCACATAGCGGTAGTATCTTAGGCTCCTGTTAGATCGAAAATTATCTTAGCATATGAAACGTCCCTATAACATTATAACGTCGATCTTTCTCCAACCCCTAATACATCTCAAACGAACCCTTTCAAGGGAGAAAATCctggaaacttttttttggaagaTGCTATCTATCCACATAATTTTACATGCAAACAATCCAATTTTGATAGCCAGCAGAGTATTTTTCGATGAACTTAAAATCTGAAATAATTAGAAATGAGAATAGTTTTTGAAATTACTTTGAAAGAAACATTAtgcctttttaaaaaaaatttatttatgattatctatttataaataaatagatcAAAACCAAGAATAGattttatcttaattaaaaCTACTTTTATTGAAGTAAAGTAGTATTACTCTCACTCTCGCATGATTGCATGTATTTAATAGTAGAagaattttcaaaagaatttatgTTTACATGAAACTTATATGAAAAAGTTTGACGTACCGTCCCCACACAAGAAACTTATATGAAAAAGATGTGTTTTACTTTTTGGCTTCTTCAAATGCCAAACTGCTGgttttgaaactttgaatgaTATCTTTCATTTGGATCGTACGGATATTCGTAGTTTCGGTCTGCCTCTGTTTTTAAACCATACCGGCTGCCGCACCTTAATTTGCCGCATCAATAATTACTTTCAACAAATCCTAGCTACTATTTCTTAtgtgttctattttttttttcagttttttaattaaaattaaaattttttttagggtgaaaattaaattatatggtTCGTGATATTGAACAATAACtcataaattgttttattttctaataGTCCTGGCTTGTATGGAAAACTTAACATTCAATACCATCGTATTTTGTCCACTTGCTTTTCTCTTTccataattcaaaattatatcTAAATTTGATCCaccaaaaggaaagaaagaaaaatcccTAAATAATGGAGCCAAGCAATAATAGAAGAAAATAAGAGGTAAACTGTATTGATAAGAAAATATCATATATGTGGGATATATGTATCCTCCCTAGTAATGTGTAGGTTCCATGTGACTATAAAGTCTAcatactacaaaaaaaaatattcacatatttaatatatgAGATAGTTATTGTTATTGAACTatgttaaaaatgaaatttaatattattcattttttaaaaagtaattaaatttcacggttaatattttttgtttttagtcgCTTTAATTGAATATGTCAAAAGTAAGGCATTATTTTCACACACGTTGCTAGAGTTAATTATTATTaactatttataaaaacaaGTTGTAGAAAGAtgttgttaatattttttgtttttagtcgCTTTAATTGAATTTGTCAAAAGTAAGGCATTATTTTCACACACGTGATATTGCtagagtttattattattaactacTTAGAAAAACAAGCtgtaaaaaaatggatttttttacttttttggtaataaaaaaatggaatcTGTTATACATGTAGGACTAACAAACTTcataaattaatcaaatttcagagaaaaaaagaataaaattaattaaaaaagaaaggctagctcctttttatattaattaatttacaccGAATGTCATAGCGTACTAACCCAATAACTTTGTCAAAATTAAAACAGTAACCAGTCCAAATAAACGCAAGAAGTACATGAATTTGGTGAGGACGAATTAGTCAAATATTAAATGTTTGACAAGGCacgtagtaaaaaaaaaaatactaatagtGACATTTTTGGCTTTGTATTTGAAATATGCAGGCAACCGAGCTAAAGTGTGGTGGGTTGGTCGTGGCGTGTACGTTTGACCACAGAATTGCAGACGCCTACTCTGCCAACCTATTTCTTGTGTCATGGGCTGAGATGGCTCAGTCTAAACCCATCTCTACAGTACCATGTTTTCGTCGTTCTTTACTCAATCCTAGACGCCCTGGTTCAATTCATCCATCTTTGAACGACATGTATGTTCCAGTGACCTCGTTGCCTCCACCCAAAGACCCACAACCTGGTGATGATTATCTTATTAGCCGCATATACTACATTAAGGCTGACCAACTCAACCTGCTCCAATCACTTGCTACCACAACCAATGGTTGCAGGAGGACTAAACTTGAGTCCTTTAGTGCCTTCTTGTGGAAGATGGTTGCTAAACATGCTATTCTTAACAATGTGGACAAAAAGGTAACCAAAATGGGCATTGTTGTGGATGGTAGGACAAGGTTTAGTGATGGAGATATAGACAAAGCTTCACTCATGGGGTCTTACTTTGGAAATGTGCTATCCATACCTTATGGAGGCAAGGATGTAAATGAGATTGATGAAAATCCATTGAGTTATGTGGCAAATGAAGTTCATGAATTCTTGGACGGTGCAGTGACCAAGGAACATTTCTTGGGGCTCATAGATTGGGTGGAGTCTCATCGTCCAGTGCCAGGGTTGGCTAAGATATATTGTAGTGGGAGTGAAGATGGACCAGCTTTTGTGGTATCATCAGGGCAAAGGTTCCCGGAGTCAAAGGTGGATTTTGGATGGGGCAAGCCATTATTTGGGTCATACCATTTTCCATGGGGAGGTGACTCAGGATATGTGATGCCAATGCCAAGTCCAAGCTGCAACGGTGACTGGGTTGTGTACATGCACCTCTTGAAAGGCCAAGTGGAGTTGATAGAGACTGAAGCTGCTCATCTCTTTAGACCCTTGACTTTTGATTATCTCCAACATCCCAACAAAGAATAATTTGCCTTAtatagaattaaattaaatttaaggtGTGCTATTTAATTTCTTTGTCGTGCTTTGTTCAGTTTGGATGGCTTCAAACGGTGGGGATGGAAGCTTGGAAGTCATATGCGTACTTATGTATATATGTAACTAAGTGTGCTCAATGCCTAGTGGGAGTGGACAATCGTTCGCTTCGATCGCAACCTTTATCTTTTACTTTGTTGGATTATATTATGATGGTGATCTT
The sequence above is drawn from the Castanea sativa cultivar Marrone di Chiusa Pesio chromosome 5, ASM4071231v1 genome and encodes:
- the LOC142633430 gene encoding coniferyl alcohol acyltransferase-like; translated protein: MGSEGGGGELIVKVSKREVVAAALPLQEHWLPLSNLDLLLPPVDVGVFFCYSLLGKDLSNNFPSMVGVLKKALAQALVTYYAFAGEVVSNPIGEPEILCNNRGVDFVEAFAEAELKDLDFYNPDATVEGKLVPKKKHGVLAVQATELKCGGLVVACTFDHRIADAYSANLFLVSWAEMAQSKPISTVPCFRRSLLNPRRPGSIHPSLNDMYVPVTSLPPPKDPQPGDDYLISRIYYIKADQLNLLQSLATTTNGCRRTKLESFSAFLWKMVAKHAILNNVDKKVTKMGIVVDGRTRFSDGDIDKASLMGSYFGNVLSIPYGGKDVNEIDENPLSYVANEVHEFLDGAVTKEHFLGLIDWVESHRPVPGLAKIYCSGSEDGPAFVVSSGQRFPESKVDFGWGKPLFGSYHFPWGGDSGYVMPMPSPSCNGDWVVYMHLLKGQVELIETEAAHLFRPLTFDYLQHPNKE